In one window of Halomarina pelagica DNA:
- a CDS encoding D-2-hydroxyacid dehydrogenase: MTTVLVLRDGVHGMPVSAYADELRARLPDARIRVAETPAEERELVADAEVVTGKLIDEDLLDRAEALRLFACSYAGYGHLPLDALAERDVAVTTASGVHGPNIAEHVVGAILAFVRRFPEGWRRQQRREWRHYRAHELAGSTVTVVGLGAIGSAVVERLSGFGVHTIGVRHSPEKGGPTDEVLGTDDLHRALARTDYLVLAVPLTDETEGLIDAKAFDTLPPSAVLVNVARGPVVDTDDLVDALRSNHIRGAALDVTDPEPLPPDHVLWTLENAFVTPHNSGHTPKYYERLADIVAENVEQLDAASPEFVNRVHL, encoded by the coding sequence ATGACTACCGTTCTCGTCCTGCGCGACGGCGTCCACGGAATGCCCGTCTCGGCGTACGCCGACGAACTGCGAGCGCGCCTCCCGGACGCTCGGATCCGCGTCGCGGAGACGCCGGCCGAGGAGCGCGAACTCGTCGCAGACGCCGAGGTCGTCACCGGGAAGCTGATCGACGAGGACCTCCTCGATCGGGCCGAGGCGCTCCGACTGTTCGCCTGCTCCTACGCCGGGTACGGCCACCTCCCGCTCGACGCGCTCGCCGAGCGCGACGTCGCGGTGACGACCGCCTCCGGCGTCCACGGCCCGAACATCGCCGAGCACGTCGTGGGGGCCATCCTCGCGTTCGTCCGGCGCTTCCCCGAGGGCTGGCGTCGACAGCAGCGCCGCGAGTGGCGTCACTACCGGGCGCACGAACTGGCGGGGAGCACCGTCACCGTCGTCGGCCTCGGCGCGATCGGGTCGGCGGTCGTGGAGCGCCTCTCGGGGTTCGGCGTCCACACGATCGGCGTGCGCCACTCCCCCGAGAAGGGCGGCCCGACCGACGAGGTGCTCGGCACCGACGACCTCCACCGGGCGCTCGCGCGGACGGACTACCTCGTGCTCGCCGTCCCGCTCACCGACGAGACGGAGGGACTGATCGACGCCAAGGCGTTCGACACGCTCCCGCCGAGCGCCGTGCTCGTGAACGTCGCGCGCGGGCCGGTCGTGGACACCGACGACCTCGTCGACGCCCTGCGGAGCAACCACATTCGGGGTGCGGCGCTCGACGTGACCGACCCCGAACCCCTCCCCCCGGACCACGTCCTCTGGACGCTCGAGAACGCGTTCGTCACCCCCCACAACAGCGGTCACACGCCGAAGTACTACGAGCGCCTCGCGGACATCGTCGCCGAGAACGTGGAGCAACTCGACGCCGCGTCCCCCGAGTTCGTGAACCGGGTCCACCTCTGA
- a CDS encoding CFI-box-CTERM domain-containing protein has protein sequence MSDEDGSAADGFVGDGRRKHVTVDTAGGERHEHGDVYLRHSVDAFEVSPDFEFPAAETTRYEKADLAHVAVTQHHSACFVTTAAAGEGETLDALRSFRDGTMRRTPVGRALVGVYEAVSPPVAATLADHPDARTTRVVRWLVDRCATLVRVREARTTPLARDALAVALTLCYVVGVCVALAGHAAIRGRARLGRISRGRTARRSRGG, from the coding sequence ATGAGCGACGAGGACGGGAGCGCCGCGGACGGGTTCGTCGGCGACGGACGCAGGAAGCACGTCACGGTCGACACGGCGGGCGGCGAGCGCCACGAGCACGGCGACGTCTACCTCCGTCACTCGGTGGACGCGTTCGAGGTGTCGCCCGACTTCGAGTTCCCGGCGGCCGAGACGACGCGCTACGAGAAGGCAGACCTCGCCCACGTCGCGGTGACCCAGCACCACTCGGCCTGCTTCGTCACCACGGCCGCCGCGGGCGAGGGCGAGACGCTCGACGCGCTCCGGTCGTTCCGCGACGGGACGATGCGTCGAACCCCGGTCGGTCGAGCGCTCGTCGGCGTCTACGAGGCCGTCAGCCCGCCGGTCGCCGCGACGCTCGCCGACCACCCCGACGCGCGGACGACGCGCGTCGTCCGCTGGCTGGTCGACCGCTGTGCGACGCTCGTCCGGGTGCGCGAGGCCCGGACGACGCCGCTCGCGCGGGACGCGCTCGCCGTCGCGCTGACGCTCTGCTACGTCGTCGGCGTCTGCGTCGCGCTGGCCGGGCACGCGGCGATCCGCGGGCGAGCGCGGCTCGGTCGAATCAGTCGAGGAAGAACCGCTCGACGCTCTCGCGGGGGCTGA
- a CDS encoding Nramp family divalent metal transporter: MTESPDEPTRSDGGVVSDDVYASEEVGEQYRDTVYRELDYDDLETAPQTAEYPKRGRLEPFKEADLPKVPKVSHIVGPSAIMLGASLGSGETMFWPTLIAQYGWTLYWAFWVGVLTQFFINTELQRWTMATGESIFRGYDRINGVWPWFFLAAGFFHLGWPGWAAGGAQVLANWAGLANPSEQWWIIGVASMVVIWLSYMAGPVLYNVIEKIQIVLMALAIVFAVVLIFVVGSAGELVNVPSGAVSFGALPPQNELDIATFLGGLAYAGAGGYINLSQGVWSREKGYGMGTYQGRVKNPLRGATPERIYDGFAFEPTETNLRRWRGWWKVTQREHFLTFVIGLLVVATVAMTITAQYVPPGTNVVDDAIGMWVNVIIPQLDGLTATLLYAVIFIALFSTQYAIVESFVRNSVDILYQGYGRTHGWDLSRVFLGLLTLFTLWGIAIIFATGTMGLGQPWILLVIGAAIAGVMMWPYNALTVILNTTHLPEHTQPGWARVVAMWWATGFFGFFSVLLIGAQLSGPVGLSAFSTSINVVDSGLGGYLLWLFALVVQVYTMYVSARAKLNASGTVTDAEEASGFLS, encoded by the coding sequence ATGACTGAATCACCCGACGAACCGACGAGGAGCGACGGAGGGGTCGTCTCCGACGACGTCTACGCGAGCGAGGAGGTCGGAGAACAGTACCGCGACACGGTGTACCGAGAACTCGACTACGACGACCTCGAGACGGCTCCGCAGACGGCGGAGTACCCGAAACGGGGTCGTCTGGAACCGTTCAAGGAGGCCGACCTGCCGAAGGTGCCGAAGGTGAGTCACATCGTCGGGCCGAGCGCCATCATGCTCGGCGCGTCGCTGGGCAGCGGCGAGACGATGTTCTGGCCGACGCTCATCGCCCAGTACGGGTGGACGCTCTACTGGGCGTTCTGGGTCGGCGTCCTCACGCAGTTCTTCATCAACACGGAACTGCAACGCTGGACCATGGCCACCGGCGAGAGCATCTTCCGGGGGTACGACCGCATCAACGGCGTCTGGCCGTGGTTCTTCCTCGCCGCCGGGTTCTTCCACCTGGGCTGGCCCGGGTGGGCCGCCGGCGGCGCGCAGGTGCTCGCCAACTGGGCCGGGCTGGCGAACCCGAGCGAGCAGTGGTGGATCATCGGCGTCGCCTCGATGGTCGTCATCTGGCTGTCGTACATGGCCGGCCCCGTCCTGTACAACGTCATCGAGAAGATCCAGATCGTGCTGATGGCGCTCGCCATCGTCTTCGCGGTCGTCCTCATCTTCGTCGTCGGTTCGGCCGGCGAACTGGTCAACGTCCCGTCGGGGGCCGTCAGCTTCGGCGCGCTCCCGCCGCAGAACGAACTCGACATCGCGACGTTCCTCGGCGGGCTGGCCTACGCCGGCGCGGGCGGCTACATCAACCTCTCTCAGGGCGTCTGGTCGAGGGAGAAGGGCTACGGCATGGGCACCTACCAGGGCCGCGTGAAGAACCCCCTCCGGGGGGCGACCCCCGAGCGGATCTACGACGGGTTCGCGTTCGAGCCGACCGAGACGAACCTCCGGCGCTGGCGCGGGTGGTGGAAGGTCACCCAGCGCGAGCACTTCCTGACGTTCGTCATCGGGCTGCTCGTCGTCGCCACCGTGGCGATGACGATCACGGCACAGTACGTCCCGCCGGGGACGAACGTCGTCGACGACGCCATCGGGATGTGGGTGAACGTCATCATCCCGCAGCTCGACGGCCTCACGGCGACGCTCCTGTACGCCGTCATCTTCATCGCGCTGTTCAGCACCCAGTACGCCATCGTCGAGTCGTTCGTCAGAAACAGCGTGGACATCCTCTACCAGGGCTACGGCCGCACCCACGGCTGGGACCTCTCGCGGGTGTTCCTCGGATTACTGACGCTGTTCACGCTCTGGGGCATCGCCATCATCTTCGCCACCGGGACGATGGGCCTCGGCCAGCCGTGGATCCTGCTGGTCATCGGCGCGGCCATCGCGGGCGTGATGATGTGGCCGTACAACGCGCTCACGGTCATCCTCAACACGACCCACCTGCCGGAGCACACCCAGCCCGGGTGGGCGCGCGTCGTCGCGATGTGGTGGGCGACGGGCTTCTTCGGCTTCTTCAGCGTGCTCCTCATCGGCGCACAGCTGAGCGGGCCGGTCGGTCTGTCGGCGTTCAGCACGTCGATCAACGTCGTCGACAGCGGTCTCGGCGGCTACCTCCTCTGGCTGTTCGCGCTCGTCGTGCAGGTGTACACCATGTACGTCTCCGCGCGGGCGAAGCTGAACGCGAGCGGTACCGTCACCGACGCCGAGGAAGCGAGCGGCTTCCTCTCCTGA
- a CDS encoding NAD(P)/FAD-dependent oxidoreductase, whose product MHEVDVAIVGGGPAGSSAARAAAEEGADAVVLEKGVPRADRDGLGPDSTDAAGILDYWVDIMEFAPDEIPEWVKCRELSGAAFVGPNESMTLRSTGIDSSYPNFGFTMHRARFDDWLRERAEDAGAEYRVGAAVREVETDHRSYVHTLTLRDGEQVRADYLVLADGPQRTVTSRVLDPLLPDGSVDRLASPRANHIAYQEHRRFPEEVFEDDLLKFWWGVMPGHTAYPWVFPNDGTVARVGLTMPIGMDLAAVEDRDSYRLLRPDDERIPQGKVYVRRLLEQEYGDRYDIEEHFPLVEDRGKRGGTETYPISSTRPIDSPTPANVAVVGGAMGATSAFHEGGDHVAVRTGKIAGRLAALGALRAYNSEWKRAIGEEVLRNVALAELVRGYRPADWDRTLRTAGSIVERGEGFGLRNSVAAGAAGAKLFARYQRVKRRYRDGRYVQIREGDYAV is encoded by the coding sequence ATGCACGAGGTAGACGTGGCCATCGTCGGTGGTGGCCCCGCCGGGTCCTCGGCGGCGCGGGCGGCCGCCGAGGAGGGGGCCGACGCCGTCGTCCTGGAGAAGGGCGTCCCCCGCGCCGACCGTGACGGCCTCGGGCCGGACTCGACGGACGCCGCAGGCATTCTCGACTACTGGGTCGACATCATGGAGTTCGCCCCCGACGAGATCCCCGAGTGGGTGAAGTGCCGCGAACTCTCCGGTGCGGCGTTCGTCGGGCCGAACGAGTCGATGACGCTCAGGTCGACGGGCATCGACTCCTCCTACCCGAACTTCGGGTTCACGATGCACCGCGCGCGCTTCGACGACTGGCTCCGGGAACGCGCAGAGGACGCGGGCGCGGAGTACCGCGTCGGCGCGGCCGTCCGCGAGGTCGAGACGGACCACCGATCGTACGTCCACACGCTGACGCTGCGCGACGGCGAGCAGGTCAGGGCCGACTACCTCGTCCTCGCCGACGGCCCGCAGCGCACCGTCACGAGTCGGGTGCTCGACCCGCTGCTCCCGGACGGCTCGGTCGATCGCCTCGCTTCGCCCCGCGCCAACCACATCGCCTACCAGGAGCACCGCCGATTCCCCGAGGAGGTGTTCGAGGACGACCTCCTCAAGTTCTGGTGGGGCGTGATGCCCGGCCACACCGCCTACCCGTGGGTCTTCCCCAACGACGGCACCGTGGCCCGCGTCGGACTCACGATGCCCATCGGGATGGACCTCGCCGCGGTCGAGGACCGCGACTCGTACAGGCTCCTGCGCCCCGACGACGAGCGCATCCCGCAGGGGAAGGTGTACGTCCGCCGCCTGCTCGAACAGGAGTACGGCGATCGCTACGACATAGAGGAGCACTTCCCGCTCGTCGAGGACCGCGGCAAGCGGGGCGGCACCGAGACCTATCCGATCTCCTCGACCCGGCCGATCGACTCGCCCACGCCCGCGAACGTCGCCGTCGTCGGCGGGGCGATGGGCGCGACGAGCGCCTTCCACGAGGGGGGCGACCACGTCGCCGTCCGAACGGGGAAGATCGCGGGCCGTCTCGCCGCCCTCGGCGCGCTCCGCGCGTACAACAGCGAGTGGAAGCGGGCCATCGGCGAGGAGGTGCTCCGGAACGTCGCCCTCGCGGAACTCGTCCGGGGGTACCGTCCCGCCGACTGGGACCGGACGCTCCGCACCGCGGGCAGCATCGTCGAGCGCGGGGAGGGGTTCGGCCTTCGCAACTCGGTCGCCGCGGGCGCGGCGGGAGCGAAGCTGTTCGCCCGCTACCAGCGCGTCAAGCGCCGCTACCGCGACGGCCGGTACGTCCAGATCCGCGAGGGCGACTACGCCGTCTGA
- a CDS encoding HAD family hydrolase — MTEYDAVLFDSDGVLVEPPASETQIEATRAAFREVGVDDPERRHLLDLTSGVTVDGLREICAAYDLDAETFWDARERHDERSQFEAFRANLRTRYDDVTAIAELPENRGVVSNNHHSTVEFKLDFFDLRPLFDTFYGREMTIESLSLKKPNAHYLERALADLSAESALYVGDSESDVVAAHRAGLDSVFLRRSHRRDVDLSVAPTFEVDSLHDVVALVE, encoded by the coding sequence GTGACGGAGTACGACGCGGTCCTGTTCGACAGCGACGGAGTCCTCGTGGAGCCGCCGGCAAGCGAGACGCAGATCGAGGCCACGCGAGCGGCGTTCCGCGAGGTTGGCGTCGACGATCCAGAGCGCCGACACCTGCTCGACCTCACGAGCGGGGTGACCGTCGACGGACTTCGCGAGATCTGCGCCGCGTACGACCTCGACGCGGAGACGTTCTGGGACGCGCGCGAACGCCACGACGAGCGGTCGCAGTTCGAGGCGTTCAGGGCGAATCTCCGAACCCGCTACGACGACGTGACGGCAATCGCCGAACTCCCGGAAAACCGTGGCGTCGTGAGTAACAACCACCACAGCACCGTCGAGTTCAAACTGGACTTCTTCGACCTGCGTCCGCTGTTCGACACCTTCTACGGACGCGAGATGACCATCGAGAGCCTCTCGCTGAAGAAACCGAACGCGCACTACCTCGAGCGGGCCCTCGCGGACCTGAGCGCGGAGTCGGCGCTCTACGTCGGCGACAGCGAGAGCGACGTCGTCGCGGCTCACAGGGCGGGACTGGACTCCGTGTTTCTCCGCCGTTCTCACCGCCGCGACGTCGACCTCTCGGTCGCGCCGACGTTCGAGGTGGACTCGCTTCACGACGTCGTCGCGCTCGTGGAGTGA
- a CDS encoding PEP/pyruvate-binding domain-containing protein — MNQFALPLEDEAATDLASTGGKGAALARLVAAGFAVPPGVCVTTAAYRAVADTPAIRTAIESLEGLDPGDAEAIAERSAAVRSRIERRGLPAAVRRDVADALDALDAGTYAVRSSATAEDLPTASFAGQHETFLGVGGREVLDRIRECLSSLFTERAVAYRLRNGVPHSEVAMAVVVQAMVDPEAAGVLFTADPASGNRCVASIDANFGLGDTVVAGTVSPDNARVDRRTGEVLAYEIGEKSHALRSGAGERGGTETVELPSGRRESRVLSDAQLRALVDLGGRVEDLLGDPQDVEWALADGEFVLLQSRPITSLFPLPSPPPADDRLRVYLSFGHAQAMPEALPPLVVDFWRGFMEGGADALRADDARWRWVVEAGDRIYLDLTPPLRVGPLRRALPGRIAAVNEPASDALRDLLARRRDAFPDRGRSTDALAVAGAVRRGLPVLGAVVSRILARSVRDLAIGPPDPERERAWIEAWGERLAARVRDPDTPAGRVRAAFEGTDLSTVLTGALPRIGPHLVTSLVAERGLVRLVPDARAEVDAIGKGFEAELVTRMNQRLGDLADLARERPDVRDALRRGASLPEIEEVEGGEAFAVALDEYLDEFGHRTSGEIDLSRPRWRDDPATLLRTIRGNLARSDRGAHREHLRRLERDAEEAAARLEARADRGVLGPIRRRVVRRSIRAYRGGIQLREYPKQGVAHLFAAVHEEVSDAGEALAADGRLDRPDDVWYLRRDELLDALERNAPIDADLDARRRTHDRYASMNAPPLLTSEGEAPTVTGDVEGSEGTLTGTPVSAGVVEGPARVIRDPARETLERGEILVAPSTDPGWTPLFLNAAGLVMEAGGRMTHGALVAREYGLPAVAAVAGATATIRTGERVRIDGTRGTVEPLDRD, encoded by the coding sequence ATGAACCAGTTTGCACTCCCTCTGGAGGACGAGGCCGCGACGGACCTCGCGTCGACCGGCGGGAAGGGCGCGGCCCTCGCGCGCCTCGTCGCGGCGGGCTTTGCCGTCCCGCCCGGGGTCTGCGTGACGACCGCCGCGTACCGAGCCGTCGCCGACACGCCGGCGATCAGGACGGCGATCGAATCGCTGGAGGGACTGGACCCGGGGGACGCCGAGGCGATCGCCGAGCGCAGCGCGGCGGTACGGTCGAGGATCGAGCGGCGGGGCCTCCCGGCGGCGGTCCGACGGGACGTCGCGGACGCGCTCGACGCACTCGACGCGGGGACGTACGCCGTCCGATCGAGCGCGACGGCGGAGGACCTGCCGACCGCGTCGTTCGCGGGTCAGCACGAGACGTTCCTCGGCGTCGGCGGTCGAGAGGTCCTCGACCGGATCCGCGAGTGCCTGTCGAGCCTGTTCACGGAGCGCGCCGTGGCGTATCGTCTGCGCAACGGCGTCCCGCACTCCGAGGTCGCCATGGCGGTGGTCGTCCAGGCGATGGTCGACCCCGAGGCCGCCGGCGTGCTCTTCACCGCCGACCCCGCGTCCGGCAATCGGTGCGTCGCGTCGATCGACGCCAACTTCGGCCTCGGCGACACGGTGGTCGCCGGCACCGTCTCGCCCGACAACGCCCGCGTCGATCGGAGAACCGGGGAGGTACTCGCGTACGAGATCGGCGAGAAGAGCCACGCCCTCCGGTCGGGCGCGGGCGAACGCGGGGGGACGGAGACGGTGGAACTCCCCTCCGGGAGGCGGGAGTCGCGCGTGCTATCGGACGCGCAGCTGCGCGCGCTCGTCGACCTCGGCGGGCGGGTCGAGGACCTGCTCGGGGATCCGCAGGACGTCGAGTGGGCGCTCGCAGACGGGGAGTTCGTGCTCCTCCAGTCCCGTCCGATTACGTCGCTGTTCCCGCTCCCCTCGCCGCCGCCGGCGGACGACCGCCTCCGCGTCTACCTGAGCTTCGGTCACGCCCAGGCGATGCCCGAGGCGTTGCCGCCGCTGGTCGTGGACTTCTGGCGCGGGTTCATGGAGGGCGGCGCGGACGCGCTTCGGGCCGACGACGCTCGCTGGCGATGGGTGGTCGAAGCCGGCGACCGCATCTACCTCGATCTGACGCCGCCGCTACGCGTCGGTCCCCTCCGCCGAGCGCTCCCGGGTCGGATCGCGGCGGTCAACGAACCGGCGTCGGACGCCCTCCGGGACCTGCTCGCCCGACGCCGGGACGCGTTCCCCGACCGGGGGCGATCGACGGACGCGCTCGCGGTGGCCGGCGCGGTCCGCCGCGGTCTCCCGGTTCTCGGGGCCGTCGTCTCACGAATACTCGCCCGGTCCGTCAGGGACCTCGCGATCGGCCCCCCGGACCCCGAGCGGGAACGGGCCTGGATCGAGGCGTGGGGCGAGAGACTGGCGGCGCGCGTCCGCGATCCCGATACCCCCGCCGGGCGCGTCCGGGCGGCCTTCGAGGGGACCGACCTGTCGACGGTACTCACCGGGGCCCTCCCCCGGATCGGACCCCATCTGGTGACGAGCCTCGTCGCCGAGCGGGGCCTCGTACGTCTGGTCCCCGACGCCCGCGCCGAGGTGGACGCGATCGGCAAGGGGTTCGAGGCGGAACTCGTCACGCGGATGAACCAGCGACTGGGGGACCTCGCCGACCTCGCTCGCGAGCGCCCCGACGTCCGTGACGCGCTACGGCGGGGGGCGTCGCTCCCGGAGATCGAGGAGGTGGAGGGCGGGGAGGCATTCGCGGTCGCCCTGGACGAGTACCTCGACGAGTTCGGCCACCGGACGAGCGGCGAGATCGACCTCAGCCGGCCGCGCTGGAGGGACGACCCCGCCACGTTGCTACGGACGATCCGGGGGAACCTCGCCCGGAGCGACCGCGGAGCGCACAGGGAGCACCTGCGGCGGTTGGAACGCGACGCCGAGGAGGCGGCCGCCCGCCTCGAAGCGCGCGCCGATCGCGGCGTCCTCGGACCGATACGGAGGCGGGTCGTCCGGCGATCGATTCGGGCGTACCGCGGCGGGATTCAGCTTCGAGAGTACCCCAAACAGGGAGTTGCCCACCTCTTCGCGGCCGTCCACGAGGAGGTCTCCGACGCGGGGGAGGCGCTGGCCGCCGACGGTCGCCTCGATCGGCCGGACGACGTGTGGTATCTCCGCCGGGACGAGTTGCTCGACGCGCTCGAGCGGAACGCGCCGATCGACGCCGACCTCGACGCCCGTCGGCGGACTCACGATCGCTACGCCTCGATGAACGCCCCGCCGCTACTCACGAGCGAGGGCGAGGCTCCGACGGTGACGGGGGACGTCGAGGGTTCGGAGGGGACGCTCACCGGGACGCCGGTCTCCGCGGGCGTCGTCGAGGGGCCGGCCCGCGTGATCCGTGACCCCGCCCGGGAGACGCTCGAGCGCGGGGAGATCCTCGTCGCCCCCTCGACGGATCCCGGGTGGACGCCGCTCTTTCTGAACGCGGCGGGGCTCGTGATGGAGGCCGGCGGACGGATGACCCACGGGGCGCTGGTCGCGCGCGAGTACGGCCTCCCGGCCGTCGCCGCGGTCGCCGGGGCCACGGCGACGATTCGGACCGGCGAGCGCGTCCGGATCGACGGCACGCGCGGGACCGTCGAACCCCTCGACCGCGATTGA
- a CDS encoding FAD-dependent oxidoreductase: MTLATVSRYDSTRIPEVGDHAVVVGASMAGLCAARVLADGFDTVTVIERDSLPDEPVARRGVPQARQPHILWEAGRITLEDLLPGYSEALLATGGVLIDGRSDLYNYSRGGFLTAGTDPFVLYSATRPLYEQLVRRHVFTLDGVQMRAGCQFTEYLVTDEATVVEGVVIRNRDAEREEISAELVVDATGRTSRTPAWLERHGYTPPPLNEVCIDVAYSTTLIERPADDCRTFTVLAETPRTRGGLAAPVEGDRWLVNLHGVHGDHPPTDTEGFVDFAASLPTPELKRLLVEYPQVSGDIHRYPFPANRRYRYEDLDRFPDGLVVIGDAIASFNPIYGQGMSVAALEALVLHRALANGGREELALRFFDRVAAVIDVAWTMATGADFSFPETEGHRPRGTAFFNWYLSRLFRNAHTDAELTDAFNRVLSMQQPPTSLLHPSVAWRVLRPAG; the protein is encoded by the coding sequence ATGACCCTGGCAACCGTTTCGCGGTACGACAGCACTCGGATTCCAGAGGTTGGTGACCACGCGGTAGTGGTCGGAGCGAGCATGGCCGGTCTATGCGCCGCTCGCGTCCTCGCGGATGGATTCGACACCGTCACGGTCATCGAACGGGACTCCCTCCCCGACGAGCCTGTCGCCCGTCGTGGGGTACCCCAGGCACGGCAACCCCATATCCTGTGGGAGGCCGGCCGGATTACGCTTGAAGACTTATTGCCCGGATACAGCGAGGCGTTGCTAGCGACTGGTGGGGTGTTGATCGATGGTCGGAGTGATCTCTACAACTACAGTCGGGGTGGCTTCCTCACTGCTGGAACAGATCCATTCGTGCTGTACTCAGCAACTAGACCGTTGTACGAGCAACTGGTCCGACGGCATGTCTTCACGCTTGATGGGGTCCAGATGCGAGCCGGTTGTCAGTTCACGGAGTACCTCGTCACCGACGAAGCGACCGTCGTGGAGGGCGTGGTGATCCGGAATCGAGACGCCGAGCGGGAGGAAATTTCTGCGGAGTTGGTCGTCGATGCTACCGGACGAACGAGCCGGACTCCGGCCTGGCTGGAGCGACACGGGTACACACCGCCCCCGCTCAACGAGGTTTGCATCGACGTAGCCTACAGTACGACCCTCATCGAGCGACCCGCCGACGACTGCCGGACATTCACCGTACTGGCGGAGACACCTCGTACCCGCGGTGGTCTGGCGGCTCCCGTCGAAGGCGATCGCTGGCTGGTGAACCTGCACGGCGTACACGGCGACCATCCCCCGACGGACACCGAGGGCTTCGTGGACTTCGCTGCGAGCCTTCCGACCCCCGAGCTGAAGCGACTCCTCGTTGAGTACCCGCAGGTCAGCGGGGACATTCATCGCTACCCCTTTCCGGCCAATCGCCGGTATCGATACGAGGACCTCGACCGATTCCCGGACGGCCTGGTCGTGATCGGCGACGCGATCGCGAGTTTCAACCCGATCTACGGACAGGGCATGTCGGTGGCCGCGCTCGAAGCCCTGGTGCTCCACCGGGCGCTCGCGAACGGTGGCCGCGAGGAGCTCGCACTCCGTTTCTTCGATCGCGTCGCAGCGGTGATAGACGTCGCGTGGACGATGGCGACCGGTGCCGACTTCAGCTTTCCAGAGACAGAAGGCCACAGGCCGCGTGGGACTGCCTTCTTCAACTGGTATCTATCTCGGCTCTTCCGCAACGCCCACACCGACGCCGAACTGACCGACGCCTTCAATCGTGTCCTCTCGATGCAGCAGCCCCCTACCTCACTGCTGCACCCCTCGGTCGCGTGGCGCGTGCTCAGGCCGGCCGGCTGA
- a CDS encoding winged helix-turn-helix domain-containing protein, with product MTTQPNDDGTSALSPDGAFTLLGNATRMGILRALWEAYDPYAADNAVPFSELYDRVGIDDTGNFNYHLGRLIDHFVRRTDGGYELATPGFAIVRAVIAGTATENPILDPAVVDATCGRCDSPVEITYEDGTVWARCTECEGYWPQRDGRIFGFGLPPEGLRNRESDEIFDATIAYSIRRFETMSDGVCPACGGTVDASLAACEDHEVGYDLCDACGFYFLGILTFVCESCKFAWRSPSWAPVHRHPAVVSFYYERGIEHASVSWEAICRSFEWREELLATDPTRLRITVPHRGDELRVVLDETGTVVEVDR from the coding sequence ATGACGACGCAGCCGAACGACGACGGGACGTCCGCGTTGTCTCCCGACGGCGCGTTCACGCTCCTGGGCAACGCGACGCGCATGGGCATCCTGCGTGCGCTGTGGGAGGCCTACGATCCGTACGCGGCGGACAACGCTGTCCCGTTTTCGGAACTCTACGACCGCGTCGGGATCGACGACACCGGGAACTTCAATTACCACCTGGGGAGGTTGATCGACCACTTCGTTCGCCGGACCGACGGCGGCTACGAACTCGCTACCCCCGGGTTCGCGATCGTACGGGCCGTCATCGCGGGGACGGCTACCGAGAATCCGATTCTGGACCCCGCCGTCGTCGATGCGACCTGCGGGCGCTGTGATAGCCCGGTCGAGATCACCTACGAGGACGGGACCGTCTGGGCGCGGTGTACCGAGTGCGAGGGATACTGGCCGCAGAGAGACGGGCGGATCTTCGGGTTCGGCCTGCCGCCCGAGGGACTCCGGAACCGCGAATCCGACGAGATCTTCGACGCCACCATCGCGTATTCGATCCGCCGGTTCGAGACGATGAGCGACGGCGTCTGTCCGGCGTGCGGTGGCACCGTGGACGCGTCGCTCGCGGCGTGTGAAGATCACGAAGTCGGGTACGACCTCTGCGATGCGTGTGGGTTCTACTTTCTGGGGATACTCACGTTCGTCTGCGAGTCCTGCAAGTTCGCCTGGCGGAGTCCCAGTTGGGCACCGGTTCACCGCCATCCCGCCGTCGTTTCGTTCTACTACGAGCGCGGCATCGAACACGCATCGGTATCGTGGGAGGCGATCTGCCGGAGTTTCGAGTGGCGAGAGGAACTCCTGGCGACGGATCCGACGCGCCTTCGAATCACCGTGCCGCACAGGGGAGACGAACTCCGCGTCGTCCTCGACGAGACGGGCACCGTCGTAGAAGTCGATAGGTGA